The DNA region TGCCCACCGAATGCAGGAGGCCATGCTAGTGATGCAGCATCTCAGGTGTGAGGTGCTGTAGGGGGAACAGCGGAGCCGCCggggaagatgggagggagagactggggaagatgggagggagaggtGAGAAGGCCCGGGGTTCCATGAAGCATGGGAGCCTGTATATGGGAACGAGGAAGCAAAGAGCACCATGCTTACATGCAGCTGATGAAGACAATACTAATGAAAGTGAGGTGTCCCCCACGGCAGAGTTCCCCCCATACGTATAACTCAGGCAAAAAAAGCAATGCGACTGCAACTGATGGGACCAGtgaggggcggggcgggggtggggggcagggggtggggggaggaagaaaaCCAAGGATCATTTGGCCTCCAAAACTAGGATAAGGCTTTGGGTTTCTACTCCAGTGAAATTAGAGTCCACTGATGCAACTGGCCTCCGAGTAGAGCCACTTTGCTTCCAGTGCTGAGGACAAATGGGCCAAGCTAGGGGGGCTGGGGAGGCAGCCCCTGCAATGTACCAGGTAGAAGACGAAGGTGGATTGGATGAGGGCAGGGCGAAGCGGCTGCACTCCAGGCTTTAGAGGTTGTGTGTGGAACGAAGAGACAAGAACCGGAATCATCTGGGACACACAACGGAATTTCCACTTGTTTTTACTCGACAGAGTGCAGTAGAGGTCACATGAGGGAAAGCGAAGTTCTACTTCTGACCTCGTCACATACATGCAACAGATAGTGAGGGCCAGCTGTCTGTGTTCCTGCCGTGAGGCTGGGGACAGACACTGGAGGGTGCTGGTGTCAAGATCCCACAGGTGTGGTCCCACACAGTGAGGAGACAAAAATGAGAAGGAGGAGCGAGCAGAGTCTCAGAGCAATTGGGTGTTGGTGCAAGAACTCTGGAGGGGCTGAGATCACGTATGTGGTTCACAGGACCGGGAAGAACTAGTCGATGCTGGAGAGCTAAGGTCGGCTGCACATGctaaggaggtagagaaaaatgTTGCTACAGAAAGACCTTATCTGGATACATAGCTAATCGTGTATGCATAAAACCGACTCGGAGGCTTCTTCCTCCCTTACAGCAGGATGCGATGTAAGATTCCTCTATATTCCGATTGCTGTCACACTTCCCAGCACAGCCCTGCTTAATTCAGCTTTGCTCTTATGTAATGCAAGACAAAGTGACAATGTGACACTgctctctggctctggctctgctcTGGTAGCCCCGCACTCCTCCGTATCTTGGCTGGATGCTTGATATTTCAAGCATCTCAGAAGGAACCAGCAAGAGCGGGTAAAGCTGGGGGCTTGGTGGCTCTTGTTCTTTAGGGATCACCTACAAGCTTCACTTTGCAAAGCTTCCTTGGAGGGTGAGgaggatagctcagtgggtgaaggcgcTTTCCACCAACCCTGACCATCTGAGGACTCAAAGAGAGAACAAACCCCCACAGGCTGCCCTCTGAATGGTCACACGTCCCATCATGGCTCTCATACGCCTAACTTCCCCAGACGCAAAAGCAAGAAACTTatcacataattttattttaaaactttaagacAAATaaagggctttaaaaaaaaaaagcttcctttGAGTTGGGCATGATGGTAGAGAAGTTGCAAGGCTAAGGCAAGAGAAACAAAAGATCAAGGCGGGGCTACATAATATGACCCCATCTGagagaatatgagagagagagagagagagagagagagagagagagagagagagagagagagagagagagagagagatggacagatagacagacagacagaaaacctCGATTTCGCAGACCCAGTGGGACATGGGCTGTTCCGCTATGACCACTTGCGGATACATTAGCTGGGAGCTTAGCTCGGTGGCTGCAGTAGCCCTGACTACAGTGTCCCTGGTCATACTCAGGAAGCTGGCCTGTCAGTCTGCAAGGCTCTCTGTTTGCCTGCTCTTGCCTAACCCATCTTCGCTAGGCTTCTGTGTGGGCACTATGCTCACGGATGTGTGTTATTTGATTTTCACTATTACTGAAGACAATCGGCTTGGAGCAGTACATGTCAGATGTAATTTATGAAGAAAAACTATCCCCTATAGCTAACTTATATATTGTGGTTTAGCTTTCTAGAAAGTTCTTACTCTTAACCACCAGCATGAGATTGGACTGCTCTTAGTGCAATGACATTTCAAGGAGAAGGAAAATCAGGAAAGGTGGTAAGAAGCCAGTGGCATGTGCCACCTGCCAGCTGGGTACCATCAGTATCTGGATCCCTAAAGGTCACTTTCTGCCATGGCTGAGAATGGTACAGAGAAGCTGGAGACCCCACAAAGAAGGTTTGCTTCAAGTGTATTGCAGTTTAGAATGGCAAGACCACACCAAGCCATTGCACTTGATTCCTTGAACAAGAGCCTTCAGTCTGGACTGTGTGTGACAGAAGGCTGCCTTTCCTCCTCCCTGCTGTTTGGTCAGGAAGGGGAAGACGAGTGTTCAAAGAAACCAGCTGAGCTGAAAACAAGGACGGTGCTAGACCTGTGTGCTCTAGCTAACCCCAGATTCTACTGCAGTCGGGCATAGCTGCCCAGCACCACCTCGCTGGGTCTTCTGCCATTCCCTTCCTGAGAGCATGGATGTGAGGTGGTTTCTGCTGAAGTGCCCAGCTCTAACATGCTGGATTGAACATGCCTGTTTCTCTTAGGCTCAGTTTATCAACTGATTAATGtaataagagacagagagaacaggaaaagACTTCTtccagatccccagaactggCAGGTGCAAAGTCAAAAAAATAAAGTTGACTCAAATAAGACCCCTTTTCTCTTGGCTCTACAAACAATGACAAACCCACAAATTcaggagcacaaagaagctgtctAGGGTGTGACCACACCCTGCTGGGAATGTTCAAAAAGCCTACCTAGAACCAGCAGGCTGGCCAGTGAGGCTTTCActtccagaagagggcagtgccCACCCGCCTCAGCACCTTCTTTGAAGGTGATATAACTAACTACATACTCTGTGGCCGCTCTGTGGCCTCCCCTGGAAGATCAGGGGAGCAGAAAATGCCCGTCCACAAAACCAGAAGAGAAGACATCTCACTCTGAGTGTATCCCAGACAGCGCTACCCCATCTTCTCTTAGGCTTAGGCATAGAATTTTGGCCTGAGTTGAATATAGCCCTTCATTCCCTGAGGTTGCTAGTTACGATGACTTCTCCtgcaggacaggaaggaaggaagctgccAGCCATAGCAGGGGCTGCAGGGGCTGCTGTTCAGTTAACATACTGGTTCCTGCCCAGGTGGGGGATATCAGTAGACTGTACCATGGAGCCTGCCATTGTCTCTTCGAAAATGATAACCTGTGGGAAACAAGCGCTGGGCTGTGAGGTCTGCCCTGTAGGCAGATGGGAGAGCTGTGGGATAGCAGGATTGGAAGGGTGGGTGTGGAACGCAGTTGGAAGGAGGTGGTAGGGGCGAATAGAGACTTGTCActcactaatggaaggagaagaataGGGTAGCTGAAATACCCACCCTCTCCTACTTCCTGGTCAAGCATTTCAGAGGCCGAGAAGCAACTTGATAGCAGGAGAAGCAGGGATGAGAAAAGAGTTTCAAGGAAAAAGGAGGGGGTCTACAAATATTCCCACCTTGTTGAGTCCTTTGTCCAGCCAGACACCGGGGAGGTAGAGAGTCTCCTGAGGTCCTACATTCCAGTAGCGTCCAAGGTTGTGATCATTGACGAGCACAACCCCCTTCACCCAGCCCTTCAAATAAAACAGGGAAGGCCTCGCTTTACCACGGGAGCCCCAAAGTGAGAAACAGACCATGTTCCTGAGAGACCAAAGCGAACCAACATTAGACATCCATGAAGGTCAACCCAGTCCACTGCTGTGCCTCGTAGGCAGGGTAATCGACCTCAGGCCGTCCACAGGAACCCACACACTGAGAAGCACTGCAAGGTGCCTCAGCTCTGAGCCCACTCTGACAGACAAGTCACAGGATCCTATCATGTGGGGCAATACAGAAAGACATGGAGGTTTCTGGCCCAGGTGTTACAGAAAACTCTATCCAAGTCAGCTTGGCTCAGAGCCCTAAGAAAATGAGAGgacaggagaagaaaggagtCCTACAAACCTCCAACTTCAGAAATGTGTCAGAAGGGTAAATGCCAACTGACAAGGTGCCCAGGAAGAAAGCGGGAAAGGTAATTTCTTTGGGTACGACACTCCACTTGTCCATGTCGAACCTAAGGACAGGAtgtaagaagaaaaaggagggaaggacCATCTCACATGTCCTTCCTAAGGCACATCCCTACCCCCAACAAGGCCCCAAGGCCACCCACTCCCAACCAGGTCATAGGATGGCAGCAAGGCAGCAGGATGGGTGGCATTTCCCAGTTTGTAAACATGGGTTCCAGTGCTGGTCCTACCCTCACCTTAGGTAGGTCCCTGGGAGGCCAGGGCATTCCTGCCTCTTGCTACCTATTAGCTATAACCTCATATACCAGACTCATAGGGACTCACCTCTGAAAGAACTGCTTTGTCATATCCAGGCTGTAGATTTTGAAGTTTTTCAGGGGTTTATTATTCAGATAGAGATTTCCAATTAAACCTAGGGAGAGTGGGCAAAGAGAGATGATAAAGCCCCAAATCAGGAGACAGGTGACACAGATGCAGCCAGGGCAAGGATCTTTCCTAAAGCATGTGCAGCCTAAGGTAGTCTGCATTTGGACTAAAGCCTCCCTGGAGATGTCAAAATTTGTAGAGAGAGATAAGACCACTGTTGGTCTAGCCATAGAATTTGTCATGAAGAACAGGACATCCAAGGACAGTGACAGAGCTGATATGTCAGTGTGTAACATCTGGTGTCTGGCCTCTTTCTAGGGAGAGCTGTATTTGGCTAAGTGGTAACAAAGAGCCTAACTTTATGGTATTATGAGGGTATTGGACTAAGAGCCCTGGTCACTCAGCAAGGAGCTTGCCATTCACTGTAAGATTAAAGATAGGTTTAAAGACATCTGCATGGCGAGAAGGCAGCAACAGCATGCAGCTTTCTCACTGCGTGTCTGGCTTGCCCCTGGGCCCAGGAGCATTGTCTATTCCCTCAGTTTTCCTGAGGGAGATGAAGAACAGGAATTCAGTGTGAAGACCCAAGAAGGCAGGGGTCCAATACTCTTCCACAGACTCTAAGATATTCCCATTCCTTGCTCCTTACTCACAACCCTAAAAGCAGAGAGGCCCACTCCGACCGAAGTAAATTTCAGTagaaagaaagatgaagaggGCATCTCAGGGCTTATGGAAATTTCTCCAGGGGCACAAGCACCACACAGTTCTAAAGCACTAAAGGGAAAGTGGCCAAACCATCCTGACCCATTAGCCAGGATTTATATGTAGATAAACCGGGCACCATCGCCCTTCAGTAAGCCTCCAGTGGGTCCCCAATATCCACCTCCCTGCAATAGGCCCCCATAAGCCACCTCCCTAAGTGGGCCCCAGTGGCCTATTAATGTACCCGGTGGCGAGCAGATAGACAAGTCTGAAGAGTGGTGACGGCTTCTCTCCTGGTCAGTACTAGGACCCACCTTTGCGCTGGCTGTCAATGTTATTTCCGTAGTTGACTCGCCCACGATTCTCCACCAAGATCCTCAGTATTGTGTAACCCTGCCAGGAACATAGTGGCCAGTTATCGCCACCTGATAACTCAGTTACAGCTGGGAATCTGTGTTCCCAGCCATTTCCTATGTGCTAAGAATGGGAGTAAGAATCCCCAACTGGTCAGAAAGCTATCTGTGCCCTTATCTTTCCAATTTTTAATTAAGGAATCTCCTGGCTTCCTGGTCTTCCTCCTTTGACTCCTACCAAGTTCCCCAGCCATCACCCAGATCCCTGGGATAACAAACCTGGGTCAAGGGGATAGTGATCTTCGTTGTCGTATAGTCCAAGAATCCTATGGACACTCTGTTCAAAAAGACCTGCCAAAGTGAGCAGACGAAAACCATggtgaacaggaggaagagcCTCTGCTAAACAAGAAAACGAATAAGGTGCTTGGCAGGCACAGAGGAAAGTGAACACTGCCATTATAATGGAAAGATCTTGTGATCTGCACACTGCTGACAACTGATCCTGAAGGCAGAAAATAACGTGTGTCCAGTCATGCCCGGTCACCACAAAGTCCCAGGAGTTCTGAGGAGATGCTCCTACCTGTCCTCTGTCACGCACAAGGCCACTGAGGACGCCAGATGAAAAGATGGTGGTCTCATAGAGGACATACCCAAAGGCCTGCCCATTACCATTGTTTACCGGCAGGTTCTCCATGTTGATGGGTATCTCAGATGTGATTGGCTACATAAGAAGACACATGAAGGCACAAGAGTCAAGCAGCTCCTACTTCTAAGTTTTCACTTAGAACAGCAAGGATATCAGGGACAGCATGCAAGGATGCTCTAGCCTCTTCTGTATCCCACCTTCTTACTAGCTTAAACTAATGACTCCTCAGAGGCATTAAATAAGGACAACAGGAAAAGGGAGAATTCACTAGAGTCCTACAGTCTACCAGAATCCTGAAGCCACCATCATGTCATGAAATCTTAAGCCAGCATCACAACAGAATGAACTATAGCAGGTTTCTGCTTTCCTCTCCACAGAAGGATCACCCCTTCCTCTGCTCCTCACCCTATCCATAACCTACAGAAAGGCCTGATGCTAAAGGGGAGACACCAGGCTGAAGCCCTTCTATTCTTTCCCAGTTCCCACTGCAGTACCAGTGTATTCTCTTCACCCAGTTCTCTGGTTGGGTAGAGCCCTCAATGCCACTTGGTTTGCTCATCCAAGAACACCACTGGGAACATTCTTGGGTGCTGTCTGCTTAGTAACTCTCCCTGAGGCCCAGCCTGTAGCACTTACCTTATCCATGTACAGGAGAGCGTCCCACAGTGACAGGTAGAAAGATGGAGTCACTGGCTCATAGACCATCTTAGCAGTAAGCtcaggtggaggaggtggagggacgCCTGAAACAGGAACCAGGGCCCTCCCTTAAAGATTCAATCGCCATTACCGCCGCCAGCCTCAGACCCACAGTCCCATGTGCCCCTGTCATCCTGGCACCAAGATCAACCACAGGCTCTACTCAGAGCTTAAATTACTCTAGAGCATGAGGCCTGGGCAAGAGCAGGGCTTAGCTGTGCTTTCTAGAAGGCATAAATAGACTTAGCATGAGTCAAGTACAAAAGGCACAGAATGATGACAATAAGCTCTCAAGCCTACTTTATCTACAAGATTGGCtttattatttgcttatttacttatttatttttggcagtGGGGTGGGTGGAATACAGGGCCTTATGCACACACTGAGATACGTTTCACAGCAGTCTAGGACATTCTTGAATATGGGTTAGCTAGAGTTGAGGTAGGATAGGAGGAAGACAGCAAAAACTCCAAGGGCTCATAGCAAAAGCACGAGCCCAAGTGGATGCTTGAATCTGTTCCTTGTTTGTACCTGAGAAGGTTCCAAAGAGTTCTCGAAGCTTGGTGTATTTGGCAGTGTAATCTCCAGCCTCTGTCAATATAGCATCGTAGTCTGCAAGACACCCATGGACCCTTTAGGCACTCCTGTCCCCAGaacaaagagataaagaaaagaaaaagaaggaggaggaggaacttgGAAGGGAGGAACAGAGTTCTCAGACCAGCAATGTTAAAGAGAAATGCCTTTAGTATAAACCATGCAGTCAAGCTAAGGTAGGTACTAAGTACTACAAAAGTTCCTATGAGCACAGCATGATACTCTAGTTTTACTGCAAGTAGATATAATGGAACATCTCTTCTACTCCCTGAGAACTCTCAGTCAGAGGGCCAAGATCACACCTTCCCAAGGGTCTGAGAGAGAGGAAGTCTATCCCCATCCTTCGCACTCTAGATTTGCCTCCCCTCCCTTGCTTCTCCAAACAGCTCTCTCATCAGAACAAGCTGTTCACAGGCACCCACGGCTCCGGAAGTTTAAAGGTGACAGTCAAAGTCTCTATCTTCCCTGGATATTATGTAGCTAAAGACATGACAGGACCGAGAAACTGTCTCTAAAGAATTCTCCATCAGAAGTACCAGCCCTACCAACACTGGAGAGGACTGGGAGAACTGTTGGTACTTGCCATAGCTGGTAACATCAGCCTTGTAGTCACCAAAATGCATGGCTCCATTTATGAAGCCAAAATTTGTGCCTCCATGGAACATGTACAGGTTGATGGAGGAGCCGTCTTTGATGATGGCAGACACTGTTTGCAGGACCTCTTCAAGGAGAGAGCAATGGATGTTTACAGTGAGTCAAAGCCTAAGGAAAGCCCCAACTAGGCCCCTTGTTCCCAATCCCCACCAGGTCACTCATCACTGGGTCATTCAGCTTTCTCTGGACAATCTGTAGCCAGTAGGCTATTTCCATCCTACCAGATAGCACGTTTCCTCGTGGCTATTCTGTCCCAAGAAAATGTAACAAAGCTAGGACCCCATTACACAACAATCCTGCCTGTGTCCCTAATTCCTCCCTTAActcaaaaacaaatcaacaatATGCAAAGAGAATATCagataacaaaacaaaaggtCAATTAATATATATTGAGTGGTATATCCAATAAATGTAAACTTAATACTGACCTAGTGAACTggcaaatttaaaattttttattttactgctTGGTACTGATGAATCTGCAGGAAATGAGCATTCGCATTTCATAGCTGCCAGTAGGCTGCTACAGTCTCTACAGTCTTTCTGAGGGACAGTGGTAAATACATACATTAAAGCTGTATTGGTGCAGCAATTTATTCCTTATCATAAGAAAATACATCCCAACAAAACTTCAAGGATGCTTGTTTAAGTGGTATTCAATTAACCAAAGCCAAACTAAGCAACCACTGAAGAACTGGGTTACtaaatggtggtttagtcactgatAGGAAGGAGCTCTTCAAATTCTTTAAGACAGTGATGTCTGATTACATCAAGCATTCCTACGTTCAATAGTataggatggtgtgtgtgtgtgtgtgtgtgtgtgtgtgtgtgtgttgtacatgtgtGAAGATCTGATCAGTCTGTCTCTAGCTTTATCTGCATTAGATGGAGATATACTAATTGCTACCTGAACTGTTAAATATATCAGAATGCTTGTTCTGGACTCAGggacttttatttccttctttaaattttcttacaTATCCAAGATATCTACAATGCTCATATATTACTTGTcacacagaaaagcaaagaagaaagccCTATTGTTTCAAGTGTCAAGTCTGAAATACCAAGAGCTGAGTCTGAATACAAATGATCCTGGGAGCTCAGGATCCTACAACTCCAAACACAATGCCAGGGGATGCAGACCACGGTCCTATGGAGTGCCAACATACATATTAGTATGGGCAAAGTAAAACACTTACCAGAGGAATCCAAGATGTTGTGGGAGCCACCCCACGAGTCAAACCACCCTGTCCAGTACTCCATCACCATCTTGGGTTGAATCCCCTGGGTACCACAAAATGAAAATTAGGCAAGCAGGCTGATCAAAAGGGAAAGGTGACACCACTGTTGACCAGAACCCTGTATCTTTGCCCTCTGTGGCCATGTACCCCTTGCCTGAGAGGCATGAAGGCGCCCAGCATGGATCACTGACCACATGTGCCCTCACCACCTGCTAGAAAGATGTTTACCAGTTGAAGTAGTTTACCAGAGTTGATGTTTAACGTGCTTTTGATGGTGCATATGACAGGTaccagcaagaaaacaaaagcatctgCTCAAACTAAGCTTTCATCAGAACAGCCTCTCTCGGGGCTTTCCTTACGTCAGAAACTGCATACAATGCAACAGAACATGTTCCAGAGAGATGGGGCACACTTAGTGATTCACGGCATAGAAAGTACCAACTATCCCCGGGGAAAAGCCAACATAGCAACAAGATATCTTTAGCAAGATGgtagctttgtttttctttacatcCCCAAATATGCCATACTATACACATATCTAGTCACCCAAAAGGGAGAAGCCCCAAAACCTCTAGGGCCAACAGTGGGCTTATTTGCTTAAGAGTTCTTATGACGTGGAGAACAGAAAGTGAACGGCCAGCATGGACCAAGCTGTCTTCCTGCAGAACCCCAAAATGCCCATCTTCTGAGTACTT from Rattus norvegicus strain BN/NHsdMcwi chromosome 8, GRCr8, whole genome shotgun sequence includes:
- the Glb1l2 gene encoding beta-galactosidase-1-like protein 2 isoform X2 produces the protein MPKWSLRRRPGRTLGLLLLLVLSFLVLRRYLNPKVGSCDREGALRLNWTSVLPLWLQRQRLGLRTKGPNFMLEDSTFQILGGSIHYFRVPREYWRDRLLKLKACGLNTLTTYVPWNLHEPERGKFDFSGNLDLEAFIWLAAKIGLWVILRPGPYICSEIDLGGLPSWLLQDPDMKLRTTYPGFTKAVDLYFDHLMSRVVPLQYKHGGPIIAVQVENEYGSYNGDHAYMPYIKKALEDRGIIEMLLTSDNKDGLEKGVVDGVLATINLQSQQELVALNSILLSIQGIQPKMVMEYWTGWFDSWGGSHNILDSSEVLQTVSAIIKDGSSINLYMFHGGTNFGFINGAMHFGDYKADVTSYDYDAILTEAGDYTAKYTKLRELFGTFSGVPPPPPPELTAKMVYEPVTPSFYLSLWDALLYMDKPITSEIPINMENLPVNNGNGQAFGYVLYETTIFSSGVLSGLVRDRGQVFLNRVSIGFLDYTTTKITIPLTQGYTILRILVENRGRVNYGNNIDSQRKGLIGNLYLNNKPLKNFKIYSLDMTKQFFQRFDMDKWSVVPKEITFPAFFLGTLSVGIYPSDTFLKLEGWVKGVVLVNDHNLGRYWNVGPQETLYLPGVWLDKGLNKHVQPTLALQHRLVLPGPVNHIRDLSPSRVLAPTPNCSETLLAPPSHFCLLTVWDHTCGILTPAPSSVCPQPHGRNTDSWPSLSVACM
- the Glb1l2 gene encoding beta-galactosidase-1-like protein 2 isoform X5 → MPKWSLRRRPGRTLGLLLLLVLSFLVLRRLNWTSVLPLWLQRQRLGLRTKGPNFMLEDSTFQILGGSIHYFRVPREYWRDRLLKLKACGLNTLTTYVPWNLHEPERGKFDFSGNLDLEAFIWLAAKIGLWVILRPGPYICSEIDLGGLPSWLLQDPDMKLRTTYPGFTKAVDLYFDHLMSRVVPLQYKHGGPIIAVQVENEYGSYNGDHAYMPYIKKALEDRGIIEMLLTSDNKDGLEKGVVDGVLATINLQSQQELVALNSILLSIQGIQPKMVMEYWTGWFDSWGGSHNILDSSEVLQTVSAIIKDGSSINLYMFHGGTNFGFINGAMHFGDYKADVTSYDYDAILTEAGDYTAKYTKLRELFGTFSGVPPPPPPELTAKMVYEPVTPSFYLSLWDALLYMDKPITSEIPINMENLPVNNGNGQAFGYVLYETTIFSSGVLSGLVRDRGQVFLNRVSIGFLDYTTTKITIPLTQGYTILRILVENRGRVNYGNNIDSQRKGLIGNLYLNNKPLKNFKIYSLDMTKQFFQRFDMDKWSVVPKEITFPAFFLGTLSVGIYPSDTFLKLEGWVKGVVLVNDHNLGRYWNVGPQETLYLPGVWLDKGLNKVIIFEETMAGSMVQSTDIPHLGRNQYVN
- the Glb1l2 gene encoding beta-galactosidase-1-like protein 2, whose amino-acid sequence is MPKWSLRRRPGRTLGLLLLLVLSFLVLRRYLNPKVGSCDREGALRLNWTSVLPLWLQRQRLGLRTKGPNFMLEDSTFQILGGSIHYFRVPREYWRDRLLKLKACGLNTLTTYVPWNLHEPERGKFDFSGNLDLEAFIWLAAKIGLWVILRPGPYICSEIDLGGLPSWLLQDPDMKLRTTYPGFTKAVDLYFDHLMSRVVPLQYKHGGPIIAVQVENEYGSYNGDHAYMPYIKKALEDRGIIEMLLTSDNKDGLEKGVVDGVLATINLQSQQELVALNSILLSIQGIQPKMVMEYWTGWFDSWGGSHNILDSSEVLQTVSAIIKDGSSINLYMFHGGTNFGFINGAMHFGDYKADVTSYDYDAILTEAGDYTAKYTKLRELFGTFSGVPPPPPPELTAKMVYEPVTPSFYLSLWDALLYMDKPITSEIPINMENLPVNNGNGQAFGYVLYETTIFSSGVLSGLVRDRGQVFLNRVSIGFLDYTTTKITIPLTQGYTILRILVENRGRVNYGNNIDSQRKGLIGNLYLNNKPLKNFKIYSLDMTKQFFQRFDMDKWSVVPKEITFPAFFLGTLSVGIYPSDTFLKLEGWVKGVVLVNDHNLGRYWNVGPQETLYLPGVWLDKGLNKVIIFEETMAGSMVQSTDIPHLGRNQYVN
- the Glb1l2 gene encoding beta-galactosidase-1-like protein 2 isoform X4, which codes for MPKWSLRRRPGRTLGLLLLLVLSFLVLRRYLNPKVGSCDREGALSLRVFMLNVLSVLFLAAASACSSPAVGPSPGSSNEESHLSRLNWTSVLPLWLQRQRLGLRTKGPNFMLEDSTFQILGGSIHYFRVPREYWRDRLLKLKACGLNTLTTYVPWNLHEPERGKFDFSGNLDLEAFIWLAAKIGLWVILRPGPYICSEIDLGGLPSWLLQDPDMKLRTTYPGFTKAVDLYFDHLMSRVVPLQYKHGGPIIAVQVENEYGSYNGDHAYMPYIKKALEDRGIIEMLLTSDNKDGLEKGVVDGVLATINLQSQQELVALNSILLSIQGIQPKMVMEYWTGWFDSWGGSHNILDSSEVLQTVSAIIKDGSSINLYMFHGGTNFGFINGAMHFGDYKADVTSYDYDAILTEAGDYTAKYTKLRELFGTFSGVPPPPPPELTAKMVYEPVTPSFYLSLWDALLYMDKPITSEIPINMENLPVNNGNGQAFGYVLYETTIFSSGVLSGLVRDRGQVFLNRVSIGFLDYTTTKITIPLTQGYTILRILVENRGRVNYGNNIDSQRKGLIGNLYLNNKPLKNFKIYSLDMTKQFFQRFDMDKWSVVPKEITFPAFFLGTLSVGIYPSDTFLKLEGWVKGVVLVNDHNLGRYWNVGPQETLYLPGVWLDKGLNKVIIFEETMAGSMVQSTDIPHLGRNQYVN
- the Glb1l2 gene encoding beta-galactosidase-1-like protein 2 isoform X3, with the translated sequence MPKWSLRRRPGRTLGLLLLLVLSFLVLRRLNWTSVLPLWLQRQRLGLRTKGPNFMLEDSTFQILGGSIHYFRVPREYWRDRLLKLKACGLNTLTTYVPWNLHEPERGKFDFSGNLDLEAFIWLAAKIGLWVILRPGPYICSEIDLGGLPSWLLQDPDMKLRTTYPGFTKAVDLYFDHLMSRVVPLQYKHGGPIIAVQVENEYGSYNGDHAYMPYIKKALEDRGIIEMLLTSDNKDGLEKGVVDGVLATINLQSQQELVALNSILLSIQGIQPKMVMEYWTGWFDSWGGSHNILDSSEVLQTVSAIIKDGSSINLYMFHGGTNFGFINGAMHFGDYKADVTSYDYDAILTEAGDYTAKYTKLRELFGTFSGVPPPPPPELTAKMVYEPVTPSFYLSLWDALLYMDKPITSEIPINMENLPVNNGNGQAFGYVLYETTIFSSGVLSGLVRDRGQVFLNRVSIGFLDYTTTKITIPLTQGYTILRILVENRGRVNYGNNIDSQRKGLIGNLYLNNKPLKNFKIYSLDMTKQFFQRFDMDKWSVVPKEITFPAFFLGTLSVGIYPSDTFLKLEGWVKGVVLVNDHNLGRYWNVGPQETLYLPGVWLDKGLNKHVQPTLALQHRLVLPGPVNHIRDLSPSRVLAPTPNCSETLLAPPSHFCLLTVWDHTCGILTPAPSSVCPQPHGRNTDSWPSLSVACM
- the Glb1l2 gene encoding beta-galactosidase-1-like protein 2 isoform X6, with amino-acid sequence MPYIKKALEDRGIIEMLLTSDNKDGLEKGVVDGVLATINLQSQQELVALNSILLSIQGIQPKMVMEYWTGWFDSWGGSHNILDSSEVLQTVSAIIKDGSSINLYMFHGGTNFGFINGAMHFGDYKADVTSYDYDAILTEAGDYTAKYTKLRELFGTFSGVPPPPPPELTAKMVYEPVTPSFYLSLWDALLYMDKPITSEIPINMENLPVNNGNGQAFGYVLYETTIFSSGVLSGLVRDRGQVFLNRVSIGFLDYTTTKITIPLTQGYTILRILVENRGRVNYGNNIDSQRKGLIGNLYLNNKPLKNFKIYSLDMTKQFFQRFDMDKWSVVPKEITFPAFFLGTLSVGIYPSDTFLKLEGWVKGVVLVNDHNLGRYWNVGPQETLYLPGVWLDKGLNKHVQPTLALQHRLVLPGPVNHIRDLSPSRVLAPTPNCSETLLAPPSHFCLLTVWDHTCGILTPAPSSVCPQPHGRNTDSWPSLSVACM
- the Glb1l2 gene encoding beta-galactosidase-1-like protein 2 isoform X1, which gives rise to MPKWSLRRRPGRTLGLLLLLVLSFLVLRRYLNPKVGSCDREGALSLRVFMLNVLSVLFLAAASACSSPAVGPSPGSSNEESHLSRLNWTSVLPLWLQRQRLGLRTKGPNFMLEDSTFQILGGSIHYFRVPREYWRDRLLKLKACGLNTLTTYVPWNLHEPERGKFDFSGNLDLEAFIWLAAKIGLWVILRPGPYICSEIDLGGLPSWLLQDPDMKLRTTYPGFTKAVDLYFDHLMSRVVPLQYKHGGPIIAVQVENEYGSYNGDHAYMPYIKKALEDRGIIEMLLTSDNKDGLEKGVVDGVLATINLQSQQELVALNSILLSIQGIQPKMVMEYWTGWFDSWGGSHNILDSSEVLQTVSAIIKDGSSINLYMFHGGTNFGFINGAMHFGDYKADVTSYDYDAILTEAGDYTAKYTKLRELFGTFSGVPPPPPPELTAKMVYEPVTPSFYLSLWDALLYMDKPITSEIPINMENLPVNNGNGQAFGYVLYETTIFSSGVLSGLVRDRGQVFLNRVSIGFLDYTTTKITIPLTQGYTILRILVENRGRVNYGNNIDSQRKGLIGNLYLNNKPLKNFKIYSLDMTKQFFQRFDMDKWSVVPKEITFPAFFLGTLSVGIYPSDTFLKLEGWVKGVVLVNDHNLGRYWNVGPQETLYLPGVWLDKGLNKHVQPTLALQHRLVLPGPVNHIRDLSPSRVLAPTPNCSETLLAPPSHFCLLTVWDHTCGILTPAPSSVCPQPHGRNTDSWPSLSVACM